From Pangasianodon hypophthalmus isolate fPanHyp1 chromosome 30, fPanHyp1.pri, whole genome shotgun sequence, a single genomic window includes:
- the LOC113535584 gene encoding trace amine-associated receptor 13c-like: MNLTEFNQSDRCEHFSCPERSQSPAVYILLYVCSAAVVLLTMCGNMLVIISVFHFKQLHTPTNMLVLSLAVSDFFVGAFVMPPVLIWTIESCWIFGRSFCSSFWLIGGLLTISSIYNIALIAVDRYLALSNPFLYMNRVSVRITCIVIVFDWCVVVAYILALTYFNGNFTSSVMCPGECFLFFNHFWAVTNLIYSFIFPLSVIIILYALVFVIAKKHATAIRELNNHTQSKTQKITSHSMKSERKAAKVLGILVSVFLMCLLPYFLYSLLGDVIEIQTKTFQKLVIVCYLNSTINPLIYALFYPWFRRCIKLIITLQIFQTDSALINVLS, translated from the coding sequence ATGAACCTGACAGAGTTTAACCAGTCTGATCGCTGTGAGCATTTCTCCTGTCCAGAGAGATCTCAATCTCCTGCAGTTTATATCTTACTGTacgtgtgttcagctgctgtggTTCTTCTAACAATGTGTGGAAATATGCTTgtcatcatctctgtttttcacttcaagcagcttcacacaccaacaaacatgctcgtgctctctctggctgtgtcaGATTTCTTCGTTGGTGCTTTTGTAATGCCACCAGTGTTAATCTGGACTATTGAGTCTTGCTGGATTTTTGGGAGAAGTTTCTGTTCCAGTTTTTGGTTGATTGGTGGTTTGCTCACAATCTCGTCCATCTATAATATTGCTCTGATTGCTGTGGATCGGTATCTGGCTCTCTCAAACCCCTTTCTCTACATGAACAGAGTGTCTGTAAGGATCACTtgtattgtaattgtttttgacTGGTGTGTGGTGGTGGCCTATATCTTAGCACTCACATATTTCAATGGAAACTTCACAAGTTCTGTAATGTGTCCTGGAgagtgttttctctttttcaatCACTTTTGGGCTGTAACAAAccttatatattcatttatatttccacTCTCTGTCATTATCATATTGTATGCTCTAGTTTTTGTGATTGCTAAGAAACATGCCACTGCTATCAGAGagcttaataatcacacacagtctaaaacacagaaaatcacctcacactcaatgaaatctgagagaaaagcagctaaagtcCTCGGCATTttagtgtctgtgtttctgatgtgtttacttccatattttctttacagtttGTTAGGTGATGTTAttgaaatacagacaaaaacatttcagaaacttgtgattgtgtgttatcTCAATTCCACCATTAATCCGCTTATTTATGCTCTGTTTTACCCGTGGTTTAGGAggtgcattaaattaattataactctgcaaatatttcaaacagactctgcattaataaatgttctttcaTAA